The following coding sequences are from one Brienomyrus brachyistius isolate T26 chromosome 2, BBRACH_0.4, whole genome shotgun sequence window:
- the LOC125716180 gene encoding LIM/homeobox protein Lhx3-like codes for MLLEHPGSSCQNHEHFSRYATQEIPVCAGCNQHIVDRFILKVLERHWHSKCLKCNDCRTQLADKCFNRGDSFYCKEDFFKRFGTKCAACQQGIPPSQVVRRAQDFVFHLNCFACIVCKRQLATGDEYYLMEDSRLVCKTDYETAKQREADSSVKRPRTTITAKQLETLKSAYNNSPKPARHVREQLSSETGLDMRVVQVWFQNRRAKEKRLKKDAGRHRWGQYFHSMKRHRASNTKSDKDSVQEEGMDSDAEVSFTDEPSMADIGLSDGIYRGMSETSPVMERQGGSLSPSPVQHGLVPKHSSPYGPPQSPESMRPLLGQQPLVSSLVYPEAAMSILISGMHVTGGGNGPTSDLSTGSSGSYPDFPASPASWLDEVEHNQF; via the exons ATGTTGCTTGAACATCCAGGATCAAGTTGCCAGAATCATGAACATTTCTCTAGATACGCGACTCAAG AGATCCCGGTATGTGCGGGATGTAACCAACACATAGTGGACCGTTTCATCCTCAAGGTCCTTGAACGCCACTGGCACAGTAAATGCTTAAAATGCAACGACTGCCGAACCCAGCTGGCAGACAAGTGTTTCAACCGAGGCGACAGCTTCTATTGCAAAGAAGACTTCTTTAA GAGATTTGGGACTAAATGTGCAGCTTGCCAGCAAGGCATCCCACCGTCCCAAGTAGTGAGAAGAGCCCAAGACTTTGTGTTTCACCTGAATTGTTTCGCCTGCATTGTGTGCAAGAGGCAGCTGGCCACAGGTGATGAATATTACTTAATGGAAGACAGCAGGCTCGTTTGCAAGACTGACTACGAGACTGCAAAGCAGCGAG AGGCAgactcatctgtgaaaagacCGCGAACGACCATCACAGCAAAACAGTTGGAAACCCTGAAATCGGCATACAACAACTCACCAAAGCCGGCCCGACATGTGAGGGAACAGCTGTCATCGGAAACAGGTCTGGACATGAGGGTTGTGCAG GTCTGGTTCCAAAACAGACGAGCAAAGGAGAAGAGACTGAAAAAGGATGCTGGTCGGCATAGGTGGGGGCAGTACTTCCATAGCATGAAGCGGCACCGGGCCAGCAACACCAAGTCAGACAAGGACAGTGTCCAGGAGGAGGGCATGGACAGCGATGCTGAGGTCTCCTTTACAG ATGAACCATCGATGGCAGACATTGGCCTTTCCGATGGGATCTACAGAGGAATGAGCGAAACATCACCAGTTATGGAAAGACAGGGAGGCAGCCTCAGTCCATCCCCCGTACAGCATGGGCTGGTTCCGAAACACAGCAGCCCCTACGGTCCCCCCCAGTCCCCGGAATCCATGCGTCCTCTGCTGGGACAGCAGCCACTTGTGTCCAGCTTGGTGTACCCCGAAGCAGCGATGTCCATCCTGATCTCAGGCATGCATGTCACTGGGGGGGGAAACGGCCCCACTTCAGACCTGTCCACAGGCAGCAGCGGTAGCTACCCAGACTTCCCTGCAAGTCCAGCCTCCTGGCTCGATGAAGTAGAGCATAATCAGTTCTGA